The Pectobacterium parmentieri genome segment CGTTAGCCATCAACCAGACCATTATCCCGCGCGCCACCTGGTCACTGCATCAGGTACAAAACGGTGATGATATTTTGCTTTTTCAGGCAATCGCGGGAGGATGACATGCTGCACATTGCCGATACAATATTAACGTCACGACTGCTAACCGGCACCGGCAAATTCGCTACGCCAGAACTGATGCTGGCGGCACTTAAGGCTTCCGGCTCACAGTTAGTGACTATGGCGATGAAGCGCGTTGATCTGAATGGTGGAAACGATGCTATTCTCGCCCCGCTACGCCAGCTTGGTATTAAACTGCTGCCGAATACGTCAGGTGCCAAAACCGCAGACGAAGCTATTTTTGCGGCCCGACTGGCGCGTGAAGCATTGGGTACCCGCTGGCTGAAGCTGGAAATTCACCCCGATGTGAAATACCTGTTGCCCGATCCCATCGAAACGCTAAAGGCCGCTGAACAACTGGTAAAAGAGGGCTTCACGGTACTGCCCTATTGCAGTGCCGACCCGGTGTTGTGCAAACGGCTGGAAGAAGTCGGCTGCGCAGCGGTGATGCCACTCGGTGCACCAATTGG includes the following:
- the thiS gene encoding sulfur carrier protein ThiS codes for the protein MKITLNDEPFECPEAITVETLLNQINRFQPGTALAINQTIIPRATWSLHQVQNGDDILLFQAIAGG
- a CDS encoding thiazole synthase, with amino-acid sequence MLHIADTILTSRLLTGTGKFATPELMLAALKASGSQLVTMAMKRVDLNGGNDAILAPLRQLGIKLLPNTSGAKTADEAIFAARLAREALGTRWLKLEIHPDVKYLLPDPIETLKAAEQLVKEGFTVLPYCSADPVLCKRLEEVGCAAVMPLGAPIGSNQGLQTRDFLRIIIEQARIPVIVDAGIGAPSHAADALEMGADAVLVNTAIAVARDPVAMAHAFRLAVDAGGLARQAGLGNKQSVASATSPLTGFLNRQMEGAE